In Cryptomeria japonica chromosome 10, Sugi_1.0, whole genome shotgun sequence, a genomic segment contains:
- the LOC131859237 gene encoding G-type lectin S-receptor-like serine/threonine-protein kinase At2g19130 — MDTYKSAIVRESFAHPTDTWLPGMKMWKGMTITSWKNTLDPASGLFSFRMDMSPGKTQMIMFYNNTVPYWSSGECSGNSCTKVPELQVKKKVLASSVRLSPSRIYIAFGISPIDHTLTGRFVLDENGELQLYFWMDDGRWSMRWSMHRGQCSDYEICGTYGLCNANDVCSSVQGFTPYNDSRGWWSSGCSRRRPLQCSATEGTTDGFFEAKNQYLTEKEALIINNEPTQQGCQNACLNNCSCTAFGLAISDQPVCRLWFGNLWGMRVSSGGQSVFIRLASSELRHSTSERRNKSSRLTILLSAAAFFFVVSALLLTTFILWKRRRLVKKNVEEEVPMSLKKFSYKELRIATENFKHKLGSGAFGSVFKGTLPDNTIVAVKRLEGSTQVEKQFRAEIITTGRIQHVNLIRLWGSA; from the coding sequence ATGGACACCTACAAATCTGCAATTGTTCGGGAGAGTTTCGCTCATCCGACAGATACATGGCTGCCTGGCATGAAGATGTGGAAAGGCATGACAATAACTTCCTGGAAGAATACTTTGGATCCTGCAAGTGGGCTCTTCTCTTTCCGAATGGACATGTCTCCGGGAAAGACACAGATGATAATGTTCTATAATAACACTGTTCCATATTGGTCCAGTGGAGAATGCTCTGGGAATTCTTGTACTAAGGTTCCcgaattgcaagtcaaaaagaaaGTTCTAGCGTCCTCTGTGAGGCTTTCTCCTTCAAGAATATACATTGCTTTTGGCATTAGCCCGATAGATCATACCCTCACGGGACGATTCGTGTTAGATGAGAACGGCGAATTACAACTGTACTTCTGGATGGATGATGGTAGATGGAGTATGAGGTGGTCGATGCATCGAGGTCAATGCAGTGACTATGAAATCTGCGGAACGTATGGACTTTGCAATGCGAATGATGTGTGTAGCAGTGTCCAGGGCTTCACGCCCTACAACGACTCTCGAGGTTGGTGGTCAAGTGGGTGCTCTCGGCGAAGACCCCTGCAATGCTCTGCTACAGAGGGCACAACCGACGGCTTTTTCGAAGCCAAGAACCAATACTTAACTGAAAAAGAAGCCCTCATAATCAACAACGAGCCGACACAGCAAGGCTGCCAGAATGCTTGTCTCAACAATTGCTCCTGCACAGCCTTTGGTCTCGCTATTTCTGATCAACCCGTCTGTAGATTGTGGTTTGGCAATTTATGGGGAATGCGCGTTTCATCAGGGGGCCAATCCGTCTTCATTAGGCTGGCTTCTTCTGAGTTGCGGCACTCCACGTCAGAGCGAAGGAACAAAAGTTCTCGCCTTACTATTTTACTTTCGGCCGCCGCATTCTTTTTTGTTGTTTCAGCTCTCCTGTTAACAACATTTATTCTGTGGAAACGTCGAAGACTGGTGAAGAAAAACGTGGAAGAGGAGGTGCCAATGTCCCTCAAAAAGTTCAGTTACAAAGAGCTGAGAATTGCAACGGAGAATTTCAAGCATAAATTGGGTAGCGGAGCATTCGGCTCTGTGTTCAAAGGAACTCTGCCGGACAACACGATTGTTGCGGTTAAAAGATTAGAGGGTTCCACGCAAGTAGAAAAACAATTCCGTGCGGAAATAATCACCACTGGCAGAATACAGCATGTGAATTTGATCAGGCTGTGGGGGTCTGCGTAG
- the LOC131859238 gene encoding G-type lectin S-receptor-like serine/threonine-protein kinase At2g19130, which translates to MPNGSLNSFLFSKSEDVEKLLDWTTRFQIIRGTARGLVYLHEECRDRFIHCDIKPVNILLDGDFSPKVADFGLAKLVGRNFSRVLTTTRGTRGYLAPEWISGLPITPKVDVYSFGMTLLEILSGRRNLDLTRGNILGVVDARIASEVNTEEVRRAAVIAGLCIQDDENQRPSMSEVIKILEGTMEASVPQIPRSLQVLAGQVDDNDSCSQHVSIANGSVYTK; encoded by the exons ATGCCCAACGGCTCCCtaaattccttcctcttctccaaGTCGGAAGACGTGGAGAAGCTGTTGGACTGGACGACCCGGTTTCAGATCATACGGGGAACTGCACGAGGATTAGTTTATCTCCATGAGGAATGCAGGGATCGCTTCATTCACTGCGATATTAAGCCTGTAAACATTCTCCTGGACGGTGACTTTAGCCCAAAGGTGGCAGATTTTGGACTAGCGAAGCTGGTAGGTAGAAATTTCAGCCGCGTACTGACAACCACAAGAGGAACTCGTGGGTACTTGGCTCCCGAGTGGATCTCTGGCCTTCCTATCACTCCCAAGGTGGACGTATACAGTTTTGGCATGACGCTTTTGGAAATTCTATCAGGCCGAAGAAATTTGGATTTAACA AGAGGAAACATATTGGGAGTTGTGGATGCAAGAATAGCAAGTGAGGTAAATACCGAAGAGGTGAGAAGAGCTGCTGTCATTGCTGGGTTGTGCATTCAAGACGATGAGAATCAGAGGCCAAGCATGAGTGAAGTGATAAAGATACTGGAAGGCACGATGGAGGCTTCTGTGCCACAAATTCCAAGGTCTTTACAGGTCCTAGCAGGTCAGGTGGACGACAATGATAGCTGCAGTCAACATGTTTCCATAGCAAATGGTTCCGTATATACAAAATAG